A portion of the Manihot esculenta cultivar AM560-2 chromosome 2, M.esculenta_v8, whole genome shotgun sequence genome contains these proteins:
- the LOC110609659 gene encoding uncharacterized protein LOC110609659, translated as MGNSLRCCLACVLPCGALDLIRIVHLSGYVEEITHPTTAGEILKANPNHVLTKPSSQGVVRKILILSPESELKRGSIYFLIPASSLPSEKKKIAGGNKKNSSSRKTKKCNTEYLPDCDRYLTDIISSNNKSSRRDRRTCRVGAWRPHLESISED; from the coding sequence ATGGGCAATAGCTTAAGGTGCTGTTTGGCTTGTGTTCTTCCTTGTGGAGCCCTAGACTTGATCCGTATAGTTCATTTGAGTGGCTACGTAGAGGAAATAACACATCCAACCACAGCTGGTGAGATCCTCAAGGCTAATCCTAATCACGTTCTTACCAAACCATCATCTCAAGGAGTTGTTCGTAAAATCTTAATCCTCTCGCCAGAATCTGAGCTCAAAAGAGGCAGCATATACTTCCTTATTCCGGCGTCTTCATTGCCGTCGGAGAAGAAAAAGATTGCCGGCGGCAACAAGAAGAACTCCTCATCAAGGAAGACTAAAAAATGCAACACCGAGTATCTACCTGATTGTGATCGTTACCTAACTGATATAATCTCCTCAAATAATAAATCCTCCCGTCGGGATCGCCGGACCTGTCGTGTCGGAGCATGGCGGCCTCATCTAGAGAGTATCTCCGAGGACTAA